In Helianthus annuus cultivar XRQ/B chromosome 9, HanXRQr2.0-SUNRISE, whole genome shotgun sequence, the following are encoded in one genomic region:
- the LOC110876477 gene encoding uncharacterized protein LOC110876477, whose translation MAENSSSHRQPGPQPNVGNNLPIEGMVEEASDDNEVQSNGANNPVTPGVFPTNPAQSILPPGETPISWYVRLQGALNAVYTQLCAQTAPITQSRRPGSRAHASQREESAYDGTNSYQRQHHESQPRQRQSVHDRLGSQWDAHTDESDQTYRLSANTSVFNRLHPNSNKSRPRAVYNPEAEHNYDLVYRPAEAAENSKFILEIALAPLERAKLPSNVGKFNGLTDPDDHLRVFTSAGLVGGWTLPLWCHLFVQTLTGPARIWFDNLPTGQIESWKDLRQKFLTHFSQQRRSMRDTSDVMNIWRRDDENLEDFITRYNKEVLEIGGVHEQLIRAQFKYAVRCDDMVKVLSGTEGLPKSWEKIMAAAKVYTQTEKNLTTNRPPPPHSRPTDLSATGERRFKKSWRESSGSRSSEDARATINKLSAQRENKHENRERQWTPLTKTPAEVLSTEDYQFKPPIPMKSKRGQDLAQYCEYHKDTGHTTNNCISLRTEIEKALKNGEFTHLLQNMRKEIKQITRGEETSNKRAKT comes from the coding sequence atggcagaaaattcatcttCTCACCGACAGCCTGGTCCTCAACCAAATGTCGGAAACAATTTACCAATAGAAGGGATGGTAGAAGAGGCCTCAGACGATAATGAGGTTCAATCTAATGGAGCAAATAACCCTGTTACCCCAGGGGTATTTCCCACAAATCCCGCTCAATCAATTTTACCACCGGGAGAAACTCCGATATCATGGTATGTCCGGTTACAAGGGGCATTAAATGCAGTGTACACGCAATTGTGTGCTCAAACTGCTCCCATAACACAATCACGAAGGCCAGGATCTAGAGCTCATGCTTCCCAGCGAGAAGAATCAGCCTATGATGGTACAAACAGCTACCAGAGACAACACCATGAGTCACAGCCTCGTCAAAGGCAATCGGTTCATGATAGGTTGGGTTCCCAATGGGATGCCCACACCGATGAATCCGATCAGACATATCGTTTGAGTGCAAACACCAGCGTATTCAACAGACTACACCCAAACTCTAACAAATCCAGGCCTCGAGCGGTTTACAACCCTGAGGCAGAGCATAACTATGACTTAGTTTACCGCCCTGCAGAAGCAGCGGAAAACTCGAAGTTTATACTAGAAATAGCTCTGGCTCCGTTAGAAAGGGCAAAATTACCATCCAACGTCGGAAAATTCAATGGGCTAACTGACCCCGATGATCATCTGAGAGTCTTCACCAGCGCAGGGTTAGTTGGCGGTTGGACTCTTCCGCTctggtgtcatttgtttgttcaaaCATTAACTGGGCCAGCGCGAATCTGGTTTGATAACCTACCAACGGGGCAAATCGAGTCATGGAAAGACCTGCGCCAAAAATTCTTAACACACTTCAGCCAGCAAAGGCGTTCCATGCGGGATACATCCGATGTCATGAACATATGGCGTCGAGATGATGAGAATCTGGAAGATTTTATAACCAGATATAATAAAGAGGTGTTGGAGATCGGTGGTGTTCACGAACAGCTAATCCGTGCTCAGTTTAAGTACGCGGTTAGATGTGACGACATGGTCAAGGTGTTATCCGGAACAGAGGGCCTTCCCAAGAGTTGGGAAAAGATAATGGCGGCGGCCAAGGTTTATACGCAGACGGAGAAAAACCTTACTACAAataggccaccaccaccacacagcAGGCCCACAGACTTAAGTGCGACGGGCGAGCGAAGATTTAAGAAATCATGGCGCGAGTCATCCGGAAGTCGCTCCTCTGAAGATGCTCGCGCAACAATTAACAAACTCTCTGCTCAAAGAGAAAACAAGCATGAAAATAGGGAGAGGCAGTGGACCCCCCTAACAAAGACCCCGGCGGAAGTTCTGAGTACCGAGGATTATCAGTTCAAACCGCCAATCCCGATGAAGAGTAAACGTGGTCAAGACCTAGCGCAATATTGCGAATATCATAAGGATACGGGGcacaccacaaacaactgcatTTCCTTGCGCACTGAAATAGAGAAAGCCCTCAAAAATGGGGAATTTACACATCTACTCCAGAATATGCGCAAGGAGATAAAGCAGATTACCCGGGGAGAAGAAACTTCCAACAAGCGGGCAAAGACTTAA